A genome region from Streptomyces antimycoticus includes the following:
- a CDS encoding GntR family transcriptional regulator — protein sequence MLSRGLPNGAVPKLERPGPLRERVYEALLELITTRALRPGQHLVESELAGQLGVSRQPVREALQRLNTEGWVDLRPAQGAFVHEPTEEEADQLLTVRTLLEAEAARLAAAGIDAAGIAALEGLCAKGERAVLDDDVDGAVAANAEFHAKVMELAGNAVLSELAAQVDRRVRWYYTPVARQRGKQSWIEHRELIAAITAGDEHGATAVMRAHTEHTRRTYHDRERS from the coding sequence ATGCTGTCCAGGGGACTGCCGAACGGCGCGGTACCGAAGCTGGAGCGGCCCGGTCCACTCCGCGAGCGCGTCTATGAGGCGCTGCTCGAACTCATCACCACCCGCGCCCTCCGCCCCGGCCAGCACCTCGTGGAGAGCGAGCTCGCCGGGCAGCTCGGGGTCTCCCGTCAGCCGGTGCGCGAGGCCCTCCAGCGGCTCAACACCGAAGGCTGGGTCGATCTGCGGCCCGCGCAGGGCGCGTTCGTCCACGAGCCCACCGAGGAGGAGGCCGATCAGCTCCTTACGGTGCGCACGCTCCTGGAGGCCGAGGCCGCCCGGCTGGCCGCCGCCGGAATCGACGCGGCCGGAATCGCCGCGCTGGAGGGCCTGTGCGCGAAGGGTGAGCGCGCGGTGCTGGACGACGATGTGGACGGCGCGGTCGCGGCGAACGCCGAATTCCACGCCAAGGTGATGGAGCTGGCCGGAAACGCGGTTCTGTCCGAGCTGGCCGCCCAGGTGGACCGCAGGGTCCGCTGGTACTACACCCCGGTCGCCCGTCAGCGCGGCAAGCAGTCCTGGATCGAGCACCGCGAGCTGATCGCGGCCATCACCGCCGGTGACGAGCACGGGGCCACGGCCGTCATGCGCGCCCACACCGAACACACCCGCCGCACGTACCACGACCGCGAGCGGTCCTGA
- a CDS encoding ribosomal protein L7/L12 gives MEIAAYVLLVALVLQYSLLESRIKKIQRRADRIEHKLDLILDHLDIEVVGPDLRRVTALLREGKKVEAIKAYRQLTDAGLKEAKEAVERIDATRG, from the coding sequence ATGGAGATAGCGGCGTACGTCTTGCTCGTGGCCCTCGTTTTGCAGTACTCGCTGCTGGAGTCGAGGATCAAGAAGATCCAGCGCAGGGCGGACCGTATCGAGCACAAGCTGGACCTGATCCTCGACCACCTGGACATCGAGGTGGTCGGGCCCGACCTGCGGCGGGTGACGGCCCTGCTGCGGGAGGGCAAGAAGGTCGAGGCCATCAAGGCCTACCGGCAGCTCACCGACGCCGGCTTGAAGGAGGCCAAGGAGGCGGTCGAGCGCATCGACGCCACTCGGGGATGA
- a CDS encoding ROK family transcriptional regulator — MTARPANAHQARLLRLLRDGGPNSRAQLGDQIDLSRSKLAVEIDRLLETGLVAADGLAASRGGRRSHNIRLAPGLRLLGVDIGATSVDVAVTNAELEILGHLNQPMDVREGPVAVFEQVLDMAAKLRASGVAEGFDGAGIGVPGPVRFPEGVPVAPPIMPGWDGFPVREALSQELGCPVMVDNDVNLMAMGEQHAGVARSVKDFLCVKIGTGIGCGIVVGGEVYRGTTGSAGDIGHIQAEPDGRPCACGNHGCLEAYFGGAALARDAEAAARDGRSAELAARLEEVGSLAATDVAAAASAGDATALDLIREGGTRTGQVIAGLVSFFNPGLVVIGGGVTGLGHTLLAAIRTQVYRQSLPLATGNLPIVLGELGPAAGVTGAARLISDHLFSPA; from the coding sequence ATGACGGCACGACCGGCGAACGCGCATCAGGCGCGACTGCTCCGCCTGCTGCGCGACGGTGGCCCCAACTCCCGTGCTCAGCTGGGCGATCAGATCGACCTCTCGCGTTCGAAGCTCGCCGTGGAGATCGACCGGCTGCTGGAGACCGGGCTGGTGGCCGCGGACGGGCTCGCGGCCTCGCGCGGTGGCCGGCGCTCGCACAACATCCGGCTCGCGCCCGGGCTGCGGCTGCTCGGCGTCGACATCGGCGCCACCTCCGTGGACGTCGCGGTGACCAATGCCGAACTGGAGATTCTCGGCCATCTCAACCAGCCCATGGATGTGCGCGAGGGACCGGTCGCGGTCTTCGAGCAGGTGCTGGACATGGCCGCGAAGCTCCGGGCCTCCGGGGTGGCCGAGGGGTTCGACGGGGCGGGCATAGGAGTGCCCGGCCCCGTGCGGTTCCCCGAGGGCGTGCCGGTGGCGCCGCCGATCATGCCGGGGTGGGACGGCTTCCCCGTACGGGAGGCGCTCAGCCAGGAGCTGGGCTGCCCGGTGATGGTCGACAACGATGTGAACCTCATGGCGATGGGGGAGCAGCACGCCGGAGTCGCCCGTTCCGTCAAGGACTTCCTCTGCGTGAAGATCGGCACCGGTATCGGCTGCGGGATCGTCGTCGGCGGTGAGGTCTACCGCGGTACGACGGGCAGCGCGGGTGACATCGGCCACATCCAGGCCGAACCCGACGGCCGCCCCTGTGCCTGCGGCAACCACGGCTGTCTGGAGGCGTACTTCGGTGGCGCGGCACTGGCCCGCGACGCCGAGGCGGCCGCCCGCGACGGCCGGTCCGCCGAACTCGCCGCCCGGCTGGAGGAGGTGGGCAGCCTCGCCGCCACGGACGTCGCGGCGGCGGCGTCGGCGGGCGACGCGACCGCCCTGGACCTCATCAGGGAGGGCGGCACCCGTACGGGCCAGGTCATCGCCGGGCTCGTCAGCTTCTTCAACCCCGGTCTGGTGGTCATCGGCGGCGGTGTCACCGGGCTCGGCCATACGCTGCTCGCCGCCATACGGACCCAGGTCTACCGCCAGTCCCTGCCCCTGGCCACCGGCAACCTCCCCATCGTGCTGGGCGAACTCGGCCCGGCCGCCGGGGTCACCGGCGCGGCCCGCCTGATCAGCGACCACCTCTTCTCCCCGGCCTGA
- a CDS encoding sugar ABC transporter ATP-binding protein, with protein sequence MAPAPPDPRPLLTMSAITKSFPGVRALDGVDLDVEAGEVHCLLGQNGAGKSTLIKVIAGAHQPDSGEILWRGAPVTLKSPIAAMRLGIATIYQELDLVEGLSVAENVFLGHEMATAGFVRSRAARTAAAALLARLGHPEIDPGRLVGELSAAGQQIVSMARALSHDVQLIVMDEPSAALDPDEVDNLFRIVGDLTAAGVAVVYISHRLEEIRRIGDRVTVLKDGRAAARGLSARTTPTREVVALMTGRDVEYAFPRRTTAPPAASAEPVLRLENLGRAGEFEPIDLEVAPGEIVGLAGLVGSGRSEILESVYGARRPTSGRVLVDGRALRPGSVTAAVRAGLGLAPEERKAQALLMLESVTRNVSVSSLPRFSRAGWVDRGAERAAARRCVRDLSLHPDDPERPVRTLSGGNQQKAVLARWLLRGCRVLLLDEPTRGVDVGARAELYAVIRRLADDGMAVLLVSSELPEVLGLADRVLVLREGRVVHTAPARELDEHRVLDLVMEGSPS encoded by the coding sequence ATGGCACCGGCACCACCCGACCCGCGCCCGCTCCTCACCATGTCCGCGATCACCAAGTCCTTCCCCGGCGTACGGGCCCTGGACGGCGTCGACCTCGATGTCGAAGCGGGCGAGGTGCACTGTCTGCTCGGCCAGAACGGGGCGGGCAAGTCCACCCTGATCAAGGTGATCGCCGGGGCGCATCAGCCCGACAGCGGCGAGATCCTCTGGCGGGGCGCACCGGTCACCCTCAAGTCGCCCATCGCCGCCATGCGGCTGGGGATCGCCACCATCTACCAGGAACTCGACCTGGTGGAGGGGCTGTCCGTCGCCGAGAACGTCTTCCTCGGCCATGAGATGGCCACCGCCGGTTTCGTCCGCTCCCGTGCGGCCCGCACCGCCGCCGCCGCGCTCCTGGCCCGGCTCGGGCATCCCGAGATCGACCCGGGACGGCTGGTCGGGGAGCTGTCCGCGGCCGGGCAGCAGATCGTCTCGATGGCCCGCGCGCTCTCCCACGACGTCCAGCTCATCGTGATGGACGAGCCGTCCGCGGCCCTCGACCCCGACGAGGTCGACAACCTCTTCCGCATTGTCGGCGATCTCACCGCCGCCGGGGTCGCCGTCGTGTACATCTCGCACCGGCTGGAGGAGATCCGCCGGATCGGCGACCGGGTCACCGTGCTCAAGGACGGCCGCGCCGCGGCCCGCGGGCTGTCCGCCCGCACCACCCCGACCCGTGAGGTGGTGGCCCTGATGACGGGCCGGGACGTGGAGTACGCGTTCCCGCGCCGCACCACGGCGCCTCCGGCCGCGAGCGCGGAGCCCGTGCTGCGGCTGGAGAACCTCGGCCGGGCGGGGGAGTTCGAACCGATCGACCTCGAGGTGGCGCCCGGCGAGATCGTCGGGCTCGCCGGGCTCGTCGGCTCCGGGCGGTCCGAGATCCTGGAGAGCGTCTACGGCGCCCGCCGTCCCACCTCGGGCCGGGTCCTGGTGGACGGCCGCGCGCTGCGCCCCGGCAGCGTGACCGCCGCCGTGCGCGCCGGGCTCGGGCTCGCCCCCGAGGAGCGCAAGGCGCAGGCGCTGCTGATGCTGGAGTCCGTCACCCGCAATGTCTCGGTCTCCTCGCTGCCCCGCTTCTCCCGCGCCGGGTGGGTGGACCGCGGCGCGGAGCGGGCGGCGGCCCGCCGGTGCGTACGCGACCTCTCGCTGCACCCCGACGACCCGGAGCGGCCGGTGCGCACCCTGTCCGGCGGCAATCAGCAAAAGGCCGTACTGGCCCGCTGGCTGCTGCGCGGCTGTCGGGTGCTGCTGCTGGACGAGCCGACGCGCGGGGTGGACGTCGGCGCCCGCGCCGAGTTGTACGCCGTGATCCGCCGACTCGCCGACGACGGCATGGCCGTCCTTCTCGTCTCCAGCGAACTGCCCGAAGTCCTGGGCCTCGCCGACCGGGTGCTGGTGCTCCGCGAGGGCCGCGTCGTCCATACGGCGCCCGCGCGGGAGCTGGACGAGCACCGCGTCCTCGATCTCGTCATGGAAGGGAGCCCGTCGTGA
- a CDS encoding ABC transporter permease — protein MNSPGSTPASSPPADPAPVPGAGATLTAGPVGKPPAGRTGTDPLSRLRRLADLRNLSLVGVLAVLIAVGGFTKPDEFLSTDNLQLVLTQASVIGVVTVGVTFVITSGGIDLSVGAMVALASVWATTIATQEYGLGGILLCAVLVGLGCGLVNGVLIAYGGMVPFIATLAMLASARGLALQISDGRTQVVTVDPVLDLGLPDSYVLGIPPLVLIFAAVTVLGWLVLNRTTFGRRTVAIGGNAEAARLAGIDVKRQRLMLYLLSGLCCGVAAFMLVVLTGSGQNTNGNLYELDAIAAAIIGGTLLSGGRGTITGSVLGVLVFTTITNLFALNNLQSDVQQIAKGAIIVAAVLVQKGRSTP, from the coding sequence GTGAACTCACCCGGGAGCACGCCGGCGTCCAGCCCCCCGGCCGACCCCGCCCCGGTGCCGGGCGCGGGCGCCACGCTGACGGCCGGCCCGGTTGGCAAACCGCCGGCCGGCCGCACCGGCACCGATCCGCTGAGCAGGCTGCGGCGCCTGGCCGACCTGCGCAACCTCTCCCTCGTCGGGGTGCTGGCGGTGCTGATCGCCGTCGGCGGCTTCACCAAGCCCGATGAGTTCCTCAGCACCGACAACCTCCAGCTCGTGCTCACCCAGGCATCCGTCATCGGCGTCGTCACCGTCGGTGTGACCTTCGTCATCACCAGCGGCGGCATCGATCTGTCGGTCGGCGCGATGGTCGCCCTCGCCTCGGTGTGGGCCACCACGATCGCCACCCAGGAGTACGGACTCGGCGGCATCCTGCTCTGCGCGGTCCTGGTGGGGCTCGGCTGCGGACTGGTCAACGGGGTGCTCATCGCGTACGGCGGGATGGTCCCGTTCATCGCCACCCTCGCGATGCTCGCCTCCGCCCGCGGTCTCGCCCTGCAGATCAGCGACGGCAGGACCCAGGTCGTCACCGTCGACCCGGTCCTGGACCTCGGGCTCCCGGACTCCTACGTCCTCGGCATACCGCCGCTGGTGCTCATCTTCGCCGCCGTCACGGTCCTCGGCTGGCTGGTGCTCAACCGCACCACCTTCGGCCGGCGCACCGTCGCCATCGGCGGCAACGCGGAGGCGGCCCGGCTCGCGGGCATCGACGTCAAACGCCAGCGGCTGATGCTGTATCTGCTCTCCGGGCTGTGCTGCGGTGTCGCCGCCTTCATGCTGGTCGTCCTCACCGGCTCCGGCCAGAACACCAACGGCAACCTGTACGAACTCGACGCCATCGCCGCCGCGATCATCGGCGGCACGCTGCTCAGCGGCGGCCGCGGCACCATCACCGGCTCCGTCCTCGGCGTCCTCGTCTTCACCACCATCACCAATCTGTTCGCCCTGAACAACCTTCAGAGCGATGTCCAGCAGATCGCCAAGGGCGCGATCATCGTCGCCGCCGTCCTGGTACAGAAGGGTCGTTCGACGCCATGA
- a CDS encoding substrate-binding domain-containing protein produces MRFPQSSSPTSRRNLLLGTAAAGAMFAAGCTSNENNDSDENSKQAANTANDKPGKAVTIGFAGPQADHGWLNAINEQAKRRAKEYKDVTLEITEGSNDTAQQIGQIETLINKKVDVLVILPADGKALTQVGLKAMRAGIPVVNLDRVFASPQAYRCWIGGDNYGMGLNAGHYIGEQLKDKKNAKVIELAGIDNLELTRQRTAGFNDALKNYPNIKKVGRQAAEFTVESGQSKMAQLLQAHSDFDALWNHDDDQGVGAERAIKQAGRDDFLMVGGAGAKHAMDAIKADNTVLKATVLYPPTMAASAIDLARALGQGKGVGGLAELEIPASLTLYSAVVTKDNVDEYLPTGFS; encoded by the coding sequence ATGAGGTTCCCACAGAGCTCCTCCCCCACCAGCCGCAGAAACCTGCTCCTGGGCACCGCCGCGGCGGGCGCGATGTTCGCCGCCGGGTGTACCAGCAACGAGAACAACGACAGCGACGAGAACAGCAAACAGGCCGCGAACACCGCCAATGACAAGCCCGGTAAGGCGGTCACCATCGGCTTCGCCGGGCCCCAGGCCGACCACGGCTGGCTCAACGCCATCAACGAGCAGGCCAAGCGGCGCGCCAAGGAGTACAAGGACGTCACGCTGGAGATCACCGAGGGCTCCAACGACACCGCCCAGCAGATCGGGCAGATCGAGACCCTCATCAACAAGAAGGTCGACGTCCTGGTCATCCTGCCGGCCGACGGCAAGGCGCTGACCCAGGTCGGGCTCAAGGCGATGCGGGCGGGCATCCCGGTCGTCAACCTCGACCGCGTCTTCGCCTCGCCGCAGGCGTACCGCTGCTGGATCGGCGGCGACAACTACGGCATGGGCCTCAACGCCGGGCACTACATCGGCGAGCAGCTCAAGGACAAGAAGAACGCCAAGGTCATCGAGCTGGCCGGGATCGACAACCTGGAGCTGACCCGGCAGCGCACCGCGGGCTTCAACGACGCCCTGAAGAACTACCCGAACATCAAGAAGGTCGGCCGCCAGGCCGCCGAGTTCACCGTCGAGTCGGGCCAGTCGAAGATGGCCCAGCTCCTCCAGGCCCACTCCGACTTCGACGCCCTGTGGAACCACGACGACGACCAGGGCGTCGGCGCCGAGCGCGCCATCAAGCAGGCCGGGCGCGATGACTTCCTCATGGTCGGCGGCGCGGGCGCCAAGCACGCCATGGACGCCATCAAGGCCGACAACACCGTGCTGAAGGCCACCGTGCTCTACCCGCCGACCATGGCCGCCTCCGCCATCGACCTCGCCCGCGCGCTCGGCCAGGGCAAGGGCGTCGGTGGCCTCGCGGAGCTGGAGATCCCGGCCTCCCTCACCCTCTACTCCGCTGTCGTCACCAAGGACAACGTGGACGAATACCTCCCCACGGGATTCAGCTGA
- a CDS encoding Gfo/Idh/MocA family protein, producing MESPEAKTLGVGMVGYAFMGAAHSQGWRTVGRVFDLPTRPVMSAICGRDADAVRAAADRHGWAAAETDWRSMIARDDVQLVDVCTPGDSHAEIAIAALEAGKHVLCEKPLANSVTEAQAMVEAARRARERGQVAMVGFNYRRAPAIAYARRMVAQGRLGVLRHVRVTYLQDWIVDPEFPLVWRLRREYAGSGALGDLGSHIVDLAQYLAGERLIGVSALTETFIRERPLPAGAVAGLGGSGAGGAARGPVTVDDAALFTGRFGSGAVASFEASRFAAGRKNSLRIELNGDHGSLAFDLERLNELSFHDHTEPAADSGFRRILVTEPEHPYLDAWWPPGHALGYEHTFVHQARDMVLAVAEGTGPEPSFEDGLQVQRVLAAVEESAEKNCVYTPVPV from the coding sequence ATGGAAAGTCCTGAAGCGAAGACGCTCGGCGTCGGCATGGTCGGTTACGCCTTCATGGGCGCCGCACACTCCCAGGGCTGGCGTACCGTCGGCCGTGTCTTCGACCTGCCCACGCGCCCCGTGATGTCCGCCATCTGCGGGCGCGACGCGGACGCCGTGCGGGCCGCCGCGGACCGGCACGGCTGGGCGGCGGCCGAGACCGACTGGCGGTCGATGATCGCCCGGGACGATGTGCAGCTCGTGGACGTCTGCACCCCCGGCGACAGCCATGCCGAGATCGCCATCGCGGCCCTGGAGGCGGGCAAGCACGTGCTGTGCGAGAAGCCGCTCGCCAACTCCGTGACCGAGGCGCAGGCCATGGTGGAGGCGGCGCGCCGGGCACGGGAGCGCGGACAGGTGGCGATGGTCGGCTTCAACTACCGCCGCGCGCCCGCCATCGCGTACGCCCGCCGGATGGTGGCGCAGGGGCGGCTCGGCGTGCTGCGGCACGTACGGGTCACCTATCTGCAGGACTGGATCGTCGACCCGGAGTTCCCCCTGGTGTGGCGGCTGCGGCGGGAGTACGCGGGCTCCGGGGCACTCGGCGACCTGGGCTCGCACATCGTCGACCTGGCGCAGTATCTGGCGGGGGAGCGGCTGATCGGCGTCTCGGCGCTGACCGAGACGTTCATCCGGGAGCGGCCGCTGCCCGCCGGTGCGGTGGCGGGGCTCGGCGGCTCCGGGGCGGGCGGGGCGGCCCGCGGACCGGTGACGGTCGATGACGCGGCGCTGTTCACCGGGCGGTTCGGCTCCGGCGCGGTGGCCTCGTTCGAGGCCAGCCGGTTCGCCGCGGGCCGTAAGAACTCGCTCAGGATCGAGCTCAACGGCGATCACGGCTCGCTCGCCTTCGATCTGGAACGGCTCAACGAGCTGTCCTTCCACGATCACACCGAGCCCGCCGCCGACTCCGGCTTCCGCCGGATCCTGGTGACCGAGCCCGAGCACCCCTACCTGGACGCGTGGTGGCCGCCGGGCCACGCCCTCGGCTACGAGCACACCTTCGTCCACCAGGCGCGGGACATGGTGCTCGCGGTCGCCGAGGGGACCGGACCTGAGCCGTCCTTCGAGGACGGCCTGCAGGTGCAGCGGGTGCTCGCCGCCGTCGAGGAGAGCGCGGAGAAGAACTGCGTCTACACCCCCGTACCCGTCTGA
- a CDS encoding sugar phosphate isomerase/epimerase family protein, whose translation MPRPFTLFTGQWADLPLEEVCRLARDFGYDGLELACWGDHFEVDRALGEPGYLDGRHSLLEKYGLKCFAISNHLVGQAVCDSPIDERHKAILPGRIWGDGEAEGVRQRAAAEMADTARAAAAFGVRTVIGFTGSSIWHLVAMFPPVVPGMIERGYEDFAERWNPILDVFDAEGVRFAHEVHPSEIAYDYWTTHQALEALGHRPAFGLNFDPSHFVWQDLDPVGFLWDFRDRIYHVDCKEARKRLDGRNGRLGSHLPWGDPRRGWDFVSAGHGDVPWEDVFRMLRSIGYDGPVSVEWEDAGMDRLTGAPEALARLKHFDFDPPTASFDAAFGGGEK comes from the coding sequence ATGCCCAGACCCTTCACGCTCTTCACCGGCCAGTGGGCCGACCTTCCCCTGGAGGAGGTCTGCCGGCTGGCCCGCGACTTCGGTTACGACGGCCTGGAACTGGCCTGTTGGGGCGACCACTTCGAGGTGGACCGGGCGCTCGGCGAGCCCGGCTATCTGGACGGGCGCCACAGCCTGCTGGAGAAGTACGGCCTGAAGTGCTTCGCCATCTCCAACCATCTGGTCGGCCAGGCCGTGTGCGACTCGCCCATCGACGAACGCCACAAGGCCATCCTGCCGGGCCGGATCTGGGGCGACGGCGAGGCCGAGGGCGTCCGGCAGCGGGCCGCCGCGGAGATGGCCGACACCGCCCGCGCCGCGGCCGCCTTCGGGGTCCGTACCGTCATCGGCTTCACCGGCTCCTCCATCTGGCATCTGGTGGCGATGTTCCCGCCGGTGGTGCCGGGGATGATCGAGCGGGGCTACGAGGACTTCGCCGAGCGCTGGAACCCGATCCTCGACGTCTTCGACGCCGAGGGCGTGCGCTTCGCCCACGAGGTGCACCCCAGCGAGATCGCCTACGACTACTGGACCACCCACCAGGCCCTGGAGGCGCTCGGCCACCGCCCCGCCTTCGGGCTCAACTTCGACCCCAGCCACTTCGTCTGGCAGGACCTGGACCCGGTCGGCTTCCTGTGGGACTTCCGGGACCGGATCTACCACGTCGACTGCAAGGAGGCCCGGAAGCGGCTGGACGGCCGCAACGGACGCCTCGGCTCCCATCTTCCCTGGGGCGATCCCCGCCGCGGCTGGGACTTCGTCTCGGCGGGCCACGGCGATGTGCCGTGGGAGGACGTGTTCCGGATGCTGCGCTCGATCGGCTACGACGGTCCGGTGTCGGTCGAATGGGAGGACGCCGGGATGGACCGGCTCACCGGCGCCCCCGAGGCGCTGGCCCGGCTGAAGCACTTCGACTTCGACCCGCCGACGGCGTCGTTCGACGCGGCCTTCGGAGGCGGGGAGAAGTAG